CCCGAGAAGGCGTGGGAGTACGCGTCGGATCTCTCCCGCTTCAAGGAGTGGCTGACCATCCACCGGGTCTGGCGCAGCCCACTGCCCGAGACCCTGGAGAAGGGCACGACGCTCGACTCGATCGTCGAGGTCAAGGGCATGGCCAACCGGGTCAAGTGGACGATCGTGAACTACAAACCGCCGCAGTCGATGACCCTCAACGGGGACGGCCGCGGTGGCGTGAAGATCAAGCTGATCGCCAAGATCAAGCCCGCGGACGACGGGTCGTCGGTGGTCACCTTCGACACGCACCTGGGCGGTCCGGCGCTGTTCGGCCCGATCGGCATGGTGGTCGCGGGCGCGCTCAAGGGCGACATCCGCGAGTCGCTGAACAACTTCGTGAAGGTCTTCGCGAGCTGACCTTTCTTTTCCCGCGAGCGTGCGGGTTGGTACGCAACACGCCGCCCCAACCCGTGCAGAAGCGGCCTCTCGCGCACGTGTGAGGGGCCGCTCGCGGGCAAAACCTCAGGGCAGCGGCACCCGCCACACCAACCGCGCCCCGCCGTCCGGCGTCGCGCCCAGGTGAAGTTCACCGCCGCATTCGGTGGCCCGCACCGCCAGGTTGGCCAGGCCGCTGGGGGTGGTGTGCTCGGGATACCCGTCCCCGTTGTCGACCACGGTGACGGTGAGGTTGTCGTCGACGGCGACGGTGACGGTCACCGTCGATGCGCTGGCATGCCGCACGACGTTGCTCACGGCCTCGCGCACCACGGCCTCGGCGTGGTCGGCCAGCGTCGCCTCGACGACCGACAACGGCCCGCTGACGTGTAGGTTCGGCCGCACCGGGGAATTGGCCGTCATCTGGGCGACGGCCTGTTCGAGCCGTTGCCGAAACCGTGTCACGCTGCCGCCGTGCAGATCGAAGATCGCGGTGCGGATCTCCTGCACCACGTCCTGCAGGTCGTCCAGCGCGGTCGAGATGCGTCGCGCCGTGCCCTCGTCGGTGGTGCGGGCGCCCTGCAGCGACAGGCCCACCGCGAAAAGCCGCTGGATGACGTGGTCGTGCAGATCGCGCGCGATGCGATCCCGGTCCGACAGCACGTCGAGTTCGCGCATCCGTCGTTGCACCGATGCCAGGTGCAGCGCCAGCCCGGCCTGGTCGGCGAACGCGGCCATCATCGGAAGCTGCTCGTCGGTGCATGCGGCGCCGTCGCCGGCCACGCACACGAGCACGCCCGACACCGCGTTGGGCTCGCGCATCGGCAGCACCAGCGCCGTCCCGCCGTTGTCGCCGAGATCGCTGAAAGCCTTGACGCGCAGCGGTTTCTGCATGGAGAACACCTGCCCGACGACGCTGTCCTCCACGTCGACGGAGCGCCCGAGCAGGTCGTCGCGGGTGGCCGCGGTGACGGTCAACTCCCCGGGTTGATCCCCGGGCAC
The DNA window shown above is from Mycolicibacterium confluentis and carries:
- a CDS encoding type II toxin-antitoxin system Rv0910 family toxin, which codes for MAKLSLSVDVPLPPEKAWEYASDLSRFKEWLTIHRVWRSPLPETLEKGTTLDSIVEVKGMANRVKWTIVNYKPPQSMTLNGDGRGGVKIKLIAKIKPADDGSSVVTFDTHLGGPALFGPIGMVVAGALKGDIRESLNNFVKVFAS
- a CDS encoding sensor histidine kinase, translating into MSEQSDVRVRDGLVDAMLAVTSELDLEQALQTIVDTAMNLVGARYGALGVAAPTGSEHLLERFLYEGIDDATRHRIGPLPSGKGVLGLLFSTTEPVRIPDLSQHPAAVGFPPHHPPMHSFLGVPVRIREQVFGNLYLTEKTGAAEFTADDEVLVQALAAAAGIAIENARLYQSARTRQEWIEATRDISTNLLAGDEPAQVHRQIVDEALNLIHGSYSALLVPGDQPGELTVTAATRDDLLGRSVDVEDSVVGQVFSMQKPLRVKAFSDLGDNGGTALVLPMREPNAVSGVLVCVAGDGAACTDEQLPMMAAFADQAGLALHLASVQRRMRELDVLSDRDRIARDLHDHVIQRLFAVGLSLQGARTTDEGTARRISTALDDLQDVVQEIRTAIFDLHGGSVTRFRQRLEQAVAQMTANSPVRPNLHVSGPLSVVEATLADHAEAVVREAVSNVVRHASASTVTVTVAVDDNLTVTVVDNGDGYPEHTTPSGLANLAVRATECGGELHLGATPDGGARLVWRVPLP